A genomic stretch from Bdellovibrionales bacterium includes:
- a CDS encoding response regulator transcription factor: MDAKKILFIEDTPECQLILQNILKDYSTVGCSSLDEASRALKLGPYAAIILDIELPDGDGLRFLTEIPEAQKHQGAIFIISSKTALANKAMAFTYGADDFISKPFDPIELKLRIDAKIRKISEQQNQSANYKIEDITVNVAEQKLYLDKNGEQAPTSLTSLEFRIFAFLSKQKNKVISRDEIINHIWGGKVYITDRTVDAHIAHIRKKIQPSRVKIETVFGTGYKLTTFAS; the protein is encoded by the coding sequence ATGGATGCTAAGAAGATTCTTTTCATAGAAGACACTCCTGAATGCCAATTGATTCTTCAGAATATCTTGAAAGATTATTCCACAGTTGGTTGCAGCTCCCTCGATGAAGCATCCCGTGCTCTGAAACTCGGTCCTTATGCCGCTATTATCTTAGATATTGAACTGCCGGACGGTGATGGGCTTCGCTTCCTGACTGAAATCCCCGAAGCTCAGAAACATCAGGGCGCCATCTTCATCATCAGCAGCAAGACCGCACTTGCCAACAAAGCCATGGCGTTTACTTATGGCGCTGATGACTTTATTTCAAAGCCGTTTGATCCGATCGAACTCAAACTTCGCATCGATGCGAAGATCCGCAAGATCTCTGAACAACAGAATCAATCCGCGAATTATAAAATTGAAGACATCACGGTGAACGTGGCTGAACAAAAATTGTATCTAGATAAAAACGGCGAGCAAGCTCCGACCAGTCTCACCTCACTTGAGTTCCGCATTTTTGCTTTTTTGTCTAAACAGAAAAACAAAGTCATCAGCCGCGACGAGATCATCAATCATATCTGGGGTGGCAAGGTCTACATCACGGATCGCACGGTGGATGCGCATATCGCTCATATCCGTAAAAAGATCCAACCTTCACGTGTGAAGATTGAAACCGTTTTCGGTACAGGCTATAAACTCACGACTTTTGCCAGTTAA
- a CDS encoding response regulator transcription factor — translation MKEDSTVKSNISKHLSYRKDPANDLIDTSQINSEFNEYLQYFLEMQKIRASKKVLIVEDDPISLLGLRHIVKNFNPDIKCFLATNIDEAIDILEKEKCDLLIADYYLSPTENSLELWDIVREKFPAVDMVITSGIGSERYQQIVKNFDYPPPFFDKPFSPEKFNGYLKEVFGGVHHGKD, via the coding sequence ATGAAAGAAGATTCGACAGTCAAATCGAATATTTCAAAGCATTTGTCTTATCGAAAAGATCCGGCAAACGACCTCATTGATACGTCGCAGATTAACTCCGAGTTTAATGAATACCTGCAATACTTCCTCGAAATGCAAAAGATCCGTGCCAGCAAGAAAGTTTTGATCGTCGAGGACGATCCAATTTCTTTGCTTGGACTCAGACACATCGTCAAGAACTTCAATCCAGATATTAAATGCTTTTTAGCAACAAACATCGATGAAGCCATCGATATTCTTGAAAAGGAAAAGTGCGATCTTCTGATTGCCGACTACTACCTTTCACCGACGGAGAACAGTCTTGAACTCTGGGACATCGTTCGCGAAAAATTCCCGGCCGTCGACATGGTGATTACGTCTGGTATCGGCAGCGAACGCTACCAACAGATCGTCAAGAACTTCGATTATCCCCCACCCTTCTTCGACAAGCCGTTCTCGCCAGAGAAATTCAACGGCTATCTCAAGGAAGTCTTCGGAGGAGTTCATCATGGAAAAGACTAG
- a CDS encoding response regulator transcription factor — protein MTNMDGNQLVSGFRDYGYRTTEKAPESHVQAFIPNVLVIEDSAEYQVIIRGSLERDLHLFFASSLKEAKEYLESREIHLILLDVMLPDGSGFDFCNDLQTNPATSRIPVIFLTGKTGVTDKILGLSLGADDYITKPFVPLELKARIESKLKKSLLHDRNELQLQRGHLRFDTMTYSVYAIKDDKHELINMTPIEYRILLHLAQKPGRIFTRNQLIDSIWGGTVHINERSIDKHIYTVRKKLGSYGDYIKTIPGLGYQFNIDME, from the coding sequence ATGACTAACATGGATGGCAACCAGCTCGTGAGTGGATTCAGGGACTACGGATACAGAACGACAGAAAAAGCCCCTGAAAGTCACGTGCAAGCTTTTATTCCTAATGTCCTGGTGATTGAAGACTCAGCCGAGTATCAGGTCATTATACGCGGCTCTCTCGAAAGAGATCTGCACCTCTTTTTTGCTTCCAGCCTAAAAGAGGCGAAAGAATACTTAGAAAGCCGTGAGATTCACCTTATTTTACTCGATGTGATGCTACCTGATGGAAGCGGCTTTGATTTCTGCAACGATCTGCAGACCAATCCCGCGACTTCTCGCATTCCAGTGATCTTTCTGACCGGCAAAACCGGCGTGACGGATAAGATTCTAGGACTGAGCCTCGGGGCCGACGACTATATCACAAAACCCTTTGTCCCTCTCGAGCTCAAAGCCCGCATCGAGTCCAAACTCAAAAAGTCGCTCTTGCATGACCGCAACGAGTTGCAATTACAACGCGGTCATTTGCGCTTTGATACGATGACCTATTCGGTCTATGCGATCAAAGATGACAAGCATGAGCTCATTAACATGACACCGATTGAATATCGCATCCTGCTGCACTTAGCCCAAAAACCGGGCCGTATCTTCACTCGGAATCAACTCATTGACTCTATTTGGGGAGGCACGGTCCACATTAACGAAAGGTCGATCGACAAACATATATACACAGTCAGAAAAAAATTAGGTTCTTATGGCGATTATATTAAGACCATTCCAGGTCTTGGTTATCAATTCAATATCGATATGGAGTAA
- a CDS encoding HPF/RaiA family ribosome-associated protein → MRTEIVFKDIRRSEYAEDFINDKVDALVEKLIQPDSDLHITVRLERSRARTAIRQGLYQCEVFVKSGMSDRVYKTVRQDRNLFRAVVASFDALKVVLGKNHDRLRHDRRRRRVPAYESYTPPPINSPSA, encoded by the coding sequence ATGCGCACCGAAATTGTTTTTAAAGACATTCGCCGTTCTGAGTACGCCGAAGACTTTATCAATGATAAAGTCGACGCACTTGTCGAAAAACTGATCCAACCCGACAGTGATTTGCATATTACTGTTCGTTTGGAAAGAAGCCGTGCCCGCACGGCCATCCGTCAAGGACTGTACCAATGCGAAGTCTTCGTGAAATCGGGGATGAGTGATCGAGTCTATAAAACGGTCCGGCAGGATCGCAATCTCTTCAGAGCCGTCGTTGCAAGTTTCGACGCCCTCAAAGTGGTTTTAGGCAAAAATCATGATCGCCTCCGTCACGACCGCCGACGCCGTCGTGTGCCTGCGTATGAGAGTTATACGCCGCCCCCTATAAATTCCCCGTCTGCTTAA
- a CDS encoding Hpt domain-containing protein, protein MEGQFDAIQSVKSIETNYGPQVAREVVQIFIADYPGKIAKLKSAIEEGNQDKIRFTAHDIKSGTLSMGVKPMSTICEEIERDSSKMSKERLQELASQLEKDYANISKSYGEYLNIH, encoded by the coding sequence ATGGAAGGGCAATTCGACGCGATTCAAAGCGTAAAGTCGATTGAGACCAACTACGGACCGCAGGTGGCTCGTGAAGTGGTGCAGATTTTCATCGCCGACTATCCAGGAAAGATTGCAAAACTAAAGTCAGCAATCGAAGAGGGCAATCAAGATAAAATCCGTTTCACAGCCCACGATATAAAGTCTGGAACTCTCAGTATGGGTGTAAAACCTATGTCGACAATCTGTGAGGAGATCGAGCGCGACAGCTCGAAAATGAGCAAGGAAAGACTTCAAGAGCTAGCATCGCAGCTCGAGAAGGACTACGCCAACATCTCAAAAAGCTACGGCGAGTACCTCAATATCCACTAG
- a CDS encoding response regulator transcription factor, which yields MMPTVLAVDDSREIHPFLKTALSQTCSLLLAGSLKEAEEILAKNEVHLILLDVSLPDGSGFDFCTTLQSQDSTQKIPVIFLTGKVGVGDKVLGLALGAEDYVTKPFDVLELRARVESKLKKFLYYAKEETYFQRGSLKFELSTYSIYLNENNGNQKLNMTPIEFKLLLKLARSPGYVLSREQLIDSVWGDSVYIEDRSVDRHISSIRKKLGTCSSYIRTVPGLGYQFLAEQQH from the coding sequence ATGATGCCAACAGTTTTAGCAGTAGATGATTCAAGAGAGATTCACCCATTTTTAAAGACAGCTTTGAGCCAAACATGCTCATTGTTGCTCGCCGGATCGCTGAAAGAGGCGGAAGAAATCCTGGCGAAAAATGAGGTTCACCTTATTCTGTTGGACGTGAGCCTCCCGGATGGCAGCGGTTTTGACTTCTGTACGACGTTGCAGAGTCAGGACTCCACGCAAAAGATCCCGGTGATTTTCCTCACTGGCAAAGTGGGCGTGGGTGACAAAGTACTAGGTCTTGCACTCGGTGCTGAGGACTATGTGACTAAGCCGTTTGACGTCTTGGAGCTACGCGCTCGCGTCGAATCTAAACTTAAAAAATTCTTATACTACGCCAAAGAAGAGACTTACTTCCAGCGTGGCAGCCTGAAGTTTGAACTCTCGACTTATTCAATTTACTTGAATGAGAACAACGGCAACCAAAAATTGAACATGACGCCGATCGAATTCAAACTCTTGTTGAAGCTTGCTCGCTCTCCAGGTTACGTCCTGAGCCGCGAACAGCTGATCGACAGTGTTTGGGGTGATTCTGTGTACATCGAAGACCGTTCTGTGGACCGCCATATCTCTTCGATCCGCAAAAAGCTCGGAACTTGTTCATCGTACATTCGCACCGTTCCAGGATTGGGCTACCAGTTCTTGGCGGAGCAACAGCACTAA
- a CDS encoding response regulator, with product MEMAKSSGNQMDILFEGMPPNPKVEFMIRTKLAKVTDMCPDNSFIQTKVKDLGSRFAVEILVRHVLGQFLAYSEERTLGESVNLSAAQMYEQIKAWRETRYLEPEKTAGSLKVLIVDDDPISVKMIQSILGQSGCETVVVDNGQDAVDELFEHAYDLIVLDWMMPSMNGLQTIRMLDETADLSATGIQNKKVPVLIFSASPRSQIVFPKSKTFRKIGYLQKTSTYDSIRKTTDQFLENLRKMKEQTNLN from the coding sequence ATGGAGATGGCAAAGTCCTCAGGGAATCAGATGGACATCCTTTTTGAAGGGATGCCTCCGAATCCAAAAGTCGAATTCATGATCAGAACCAAGCTGGCGAAAGTAACGGATATGTGTCCCGATAATTCTTTCATTCAAACGAAGGTGAAAGATCTTGGATCTCGTTTTGCCGTGGAAATTCTGGTGCGCCATGTTTTGGGTCAGTTTTTAGCTTACAGCGAGGAGAGAACCTTGGGAGAAAGTGTCAATCTGTCTGCCGCACAAATGTATGAACAAATTAAGGCGTGGCGAGAAACTCGCTACCTGGAGCCCGAAAAAACGGCGGGCAGTCTAAAAGTGCTGATTGTCGATGATGATCCAATTTCAGTGAAAATGATTCAGTCCATTCTTGGTCAGAGCGGTTGTGAAACTGTGGTGGTCGATAATGGTCAGGACGCGGTCGATGAGCTCTTTGAGCACGCCTACGACTTGATCGTCCTTGATTGGATGATGCCGTCGATGAATGGCCTGCAAACGATCCGTATGCTCGATGAGACGGCGGATCTCAGTGCCACAGGTATTCAGAATAAGAAGGTGCCTGTACTGATTTTCTCAGCAAGCCCGCGCTCGCAGATTGTCTTTCCAAAGAGCAAGACATTCCGCAAAATCGGCTATCTGCAGAAAACCAGTACTTACGATTCCATTCGAAAGACCACGGACCAGTTCTTAGAAAATCTAAGAAAGATGAAAGAACAGACCAATTTAAATTAG
- a CDS encoding response regulator, with protein MDFYNLQENDHRLIEQTLSRHLGGVTVTPDYKEALQRQFFNFDRVLNKKSILLAEEDPRIQRAMQKMIQEANQDAQCWIVDSVDEISDLLDEKECDLLIANYYLSEDEIDYEFWEVVRDRYPQMDVIILSHVNDREYYEALVKMSKEDHGGLHQPFSAKLKHFFEHVFGG; from the coding sequence ATGGACTTTTATAACTTACAGGAGAACGATCATCGTCTGATAGAGCAGACGCTGAGTCGCCACTTAGGTGGTGTCACGGTTACTCCAGATTACAAAGAAGCTCTTCAGCGCCAATTTTTCAATTTCGACCGCGTGCTGAATAAGAAAAGCATTCTGTTGGCGGAAGAAGACCCTCGTATTCAACGTGCAATGCAGAAAATGATCCAAGAGGCGAATCAGGATGCCCAGTGCTGGATTGTGGACTCTGTGGACGAGATCAGTGATCTGCTCGACGAAAAAGAGTGCGATTTATTGATCGCTAACTACTACTTGTCAGAGGACGAGATCGACTACGAATTCTGGGAGGTCGTCCGCGACCGTTATCCACAGATGGACGTAATCATCCTCTCTCATGTGAACGACCGTGAATATTATGAAGCCCTAGTGAAGATGAGCAAGGAGGACCATGGAGGTCTACACCAGCCGTTTTCAGCGAAACTCAAACACTTTTTTGAACACGTCTTCGGAGGTTAG
- a CDS encoding response regulator, which translates to MLRLLRKNTAINTPFAPKLSYIFLMAFVVIFAGGSSVLYFKTLPDSRVERAVNDLTDPYFVASQNLHQFDRFLIGIGLYNRQLIDREELKSRFEDLRIHAATYEKDPELYQELTAIPGAIKNLKDLNLTLEELAPLVTKARVEDRRNLDLMYDSLSPYESRLQEIAAAVNENDVRARASLFDKQVHSHRMLGWTLLAIAVCSILLLMISHGNIKNVALLLETSKHKSTRLKEAINQTQRANRAKSEFLATMSHEIRTPLNAIVGFTSLLLDTKLSYDQKDYVQSIRSSSSTLLSLINDILDVSKIEAGKLVLESIEFDVRSIYMDIANIVADNVAQKKLELVSFIDPKIPRLIKGDPARLKQIILNLLNNAIKFTPSGSIAVKCSMINMNEKHISLNFEVKDTGIGIEPRLLSRLFTPFTQADSSTTRRYGGSGLGLSICKQLAESMGGEVGVSSTPGKGSNFWFRVEMEVINTQPMENPLPESFFGKDVLIMTRNPVLQEYLELQLKVINLNPHSPGASRDMSAVTATPETIAIILDQGNLPFKPEEQTKVLRNISRNFEIPIVYLVERTHNLAHLSPIQRINYLKKPVLQQNLYKCLLEVLHITNIRLDEPMKIPTVDTSKYVVNKPRVLLVEDNPINQKIALLMLEKIGCNVDVAANGIEALKALQLFSYDLIFMDCQMPEMDGYEATRRIRKLSKPISDIPIVALTANAFKEDQTKCIEAGMNDFVTKPVESSTLESKLKRYLRAPAPMRPAQEASV; encoded by the coding sequence ATGCTTCGACTATTACGCAAAAACACAGCTATCAACACACCTTTCGCGCCCAAGCTCTCCTACATCTTTCTTATGGCGTTTGTGGTGATCTTTGCCGGTGGGAGTTCGGTTTTATACTTTAAAACCCTTCCTGACAGCCGGGTTGAGCGTGCCGTCAACGACCTCACCGATCCCTACTTCGTTGCTTCTCAGAATCTCCATCAGTTTGATCGGTTCCTCATCGGCATTGGTTTGTATAACCGCCAACTCATCGATCGCGAAGAGCTTAAAAGCCGCTTCGAAGACCTCCGCATTCATGCGGCGACTTATGAGAAAGATCCTGAACTTTACCAAGAGTTGACGGCAATTCCTGGCGCCATCAAAAACCTCAAAGATTTGAATCTGACTTTGGAAGAACTTGCACCGTTAGTGACAAAAGCCCGGGTGGAGGATCGCCGAAATTTAGATCTTATGTATGACTCGCTTTCGCCCTATGAGAGCCGTCTTCAAGAGATTGCCGCTGCGGTCAACGAAAATGACGTCCGAGCTCGCGCGTCTCTATTTGACAAACAAGTCCACTCCCATCGCATGCTCGGCTGGACACTGCTTGCAATTGCCGTGTGCAGCATCTTGCTGTTGATGATTTCCCATGGGAACATCAAAAATGTCGCCCTGCTGCTCGAGACTTCAAAACACAAATCAACACGCCTTAAAGAGGCCATCAATCAAACTCAGCGGGCCAACCGGGCGAAGTCCGAATTCCTCGCGACCATGAGTCACGAGATTCGTACGCCTCTGAATGCCATTGTCGGCTTCACCTCTTTGCTCCTCGACACGAAGCTTTCTTACGACCAGAAGGACTACGTGCAATCTATTCGAAGTTCCAGCAGCACGCTTTTATCTTTAATTAACGATATCCTTGATGTGTCCAAGATTGAGGCCGGAAAGCTTGTCTTAGAATCGATTGAGTTCGATGTCCGCTCCATCTACATGGATATCGCCAATATCGTGGCCGATAACGTCGCCCAGAAGAAACTAGAACTCGTAAGTTTTATCGATCCGAAGATTCCGCGTTTGATCAAAGGCGACCCGGCACGCCTTAAACAGATCATTCTGAATTTGCTGAATAATGCAATTAAGTTTACTCCAAGCGGCAGCATCGCGGTGAAATGCTCAATGATCAACATGAACGAAAAGCATATTTCGCTGAATTTCGAAGTGAAAGATACCGGCATCGGTATTGAACCGCGCTTACTGAGTCGTTTATTCACGCCGTTTACTCAAGCTGATTCTTCAACCACACGCCGTTATGGCGGTTCGGGCTTGGGCCTTTCAATCTGTAAGCAGCTGGCAGAATCAATGGGCGGTGAAGTCGGTGTTTCAAGCACACCGGGCAAAGGTTCGAACTTCTGGTTCCGGGTTGAAATGGAAGTAATCAACACCCAGCCGATGGAAAATCCTTTGCCTGAGTCCTTCTTCGGCAAAGATGTTTTGATCATGACGCGAAACCCGGTCCTCCAAGAGTATCTGGAACTCCAGTTAAAGGTCATCAACCTCAATCCGCACTCTCCAGGAGCTAGCCGTGATATGAGTGCGGTGACGGCGACTCCTGAGACCATCGCCATTATCCTGGATCAGGGAAATTTACCGTTTAAGCCGGAAGAGCAAACCAAGGTGTTACGTAACATCTCACGTAACTTTGAAATTCCGATTGTGTACCTGGTGGAACGCACGCACAACTTGGCGCACTTATCACCAATTCAAAGAATCAATTATTTAAAGAAACCAGTCCTTCAGCAAAATCTTTATAAATGCTTGCTTGAGGTCCTCCACATCACCAATATTCGCCTGGATGAGCCGATGAAAATTCCCACTGTTGATACTTCGAAATATGTTGTGAATAAACCGCGCGTCTTGCTGGTTGAGGACAATCCGATCAATCAGAAAATCGCCCTCTTGATGTTGGAAAAAATCGGATGTAACGTTGATGTGGCCGCAAACGGAATTGAAGCGTTGAAAGCTCTGCAACTTTTCTCGTACGATTTGATTTTCATGGATTGTCAAATGCCGGAGATGGATGGTTACGAGGCCACCCGTCGTATCAGAAAATTGTCAAAGCCGATCTCGGATATTCCTATTGTCGCCCTCACCGCGAACGCATTTAAGGAAGATCAAACAAAATGTATCGAAGCTGGCATGAACGACTTTGTAACAAAACCGGTAGAATCCTCCACTCTCGAATCGAAGCTCAAGCGCTACTTGAGGGCTCCAGCTCCAATGCGCCCGGCGCAAGAAGCCTCCGTTTAA
- a CDS encoding trypsin-like peptidase domain-containing protein, translated as MSGVGASADWAGVYQAVKPSIPMIMSSGGLCSGALIQDDIIVTAAHCVNRFRPVHVTWNDNPKIFENARVVRLNTKADVALIQLEKKSERKPLPLLAKGQKLPEGTAIATIGHPSIGEFLSTPPFDMDMTYLMSTGIVSGVTTDDFISDMSVSPGNSGGPVFNDRGDVVGVVSRKRIDRFVGSIGMSAGLNKVYELLENHNAHKGPEPTWRNASSSGKIYIAYSGQTFMGKYDGQNVWYAGFNIDIWDRLRFEFADNFSRTKRFQDYALGYKFATEMHNHNMIYITPTLDYLHYKIDENDQAIVDKRVVGYGVSLMASQIPFGLKYIGFNVDGHYYGVTSLQLAF; from the coding sequence TTGAGTGGTGTCGGCGCCAGCGCTGACTGGGCCGGCGTTTATCAAGCCGTGAAACCCAGCATCCCGATGATTATGTCGAGCGGCGGCCTTTGCTCAGGAGCTTTGATTCAAGACGATATCATTGTCACCGCAGCCCACTGCGTGAACCGCTTTCGGCCCGTCCACGTCACGTGGAATGACAATCCGAAAATTTTTGAGAATGCCCGTGTCGTGCGTCTCAATACCAAAGCCGACGTCGCCTTGATTCAGCTTGAAAAGAAATCTGAAAGAAAGCCACTTCCACTTTTGGCAAAAGGACAAAAACTCCCTGAGGGGACGGCGATTGCAACCATTGGTCACCCGTCCATCGGCGAATTTTTAAGCACGCCGCCGTTTGATATGGATATGACCTACTTGATGTCGACAGGGATCGTTTCTGGAGTCACGACGGATGATTTTATCTCTGACATGTCTGTGAGCCCCGGAAACTCCGGCGGGCCGGTATTCAATGACCGCGGTGATGTCGTCGGTGTGGTTTCAAGAAAGCGCATCGACCGCTTCGTGGGCTCGATCGGCATGTCTGCGGGTCTTAACAAAGTTTATGAGCTTTTAGAAAACCACAACGCCCACAAAGGCCCTGAGCCCACCTGGCGAAATGCCAGCTCGAGCGGCAAAATTTATATAGCTTACAGCGGCCAAACCTTCATGGGAAAATACGACGGCCAAAATGTCTGGTACGCCGGTTTCAATATTGATATTTGGGACCGATTGCGCTTTGAATTTGCCGATAACTTCTCTCGCACAAAGAGATTCCAGGACTATGCACTTGGATATAAATTCGCAACAGAGATGCACAACCACAACATGATCTATATCACGCCGACGCTGGATTACCTGCACTACAAGATTGACGAGAACGACCAAGCCATCGTCGACAAACGCGTGGTGGGTTACGGGGTTTCTTTGATGGCCTCCCAAATTCCATTCGGGCTGAAGTACATCGGGTTCAATGTGGATGGACATTACTACGGCGTTACTTCACTGCAGTTGGCGTTCTAG
- a CDS encoding class II aldolase/adducin family protein, translated as MTNRTALIEQIVEMARRLHARNMLAAADGNISYRISDDEILITPSGVAKAFMKPHEMAVVTLDNKVLSGSPSGERLMHLEIFKNCPKAKAVIHAHPPTAIAWSIARPELKELPCNSLSEVILACGSIPFVPYARPGTLDMGTHLKPFLPSHRAMILSRHGAVAWGEDLDEAYRGMERIEHSALILAKAVQLGGLTTLPPDEVKALYEMRKTMGERLL; from the coding sequence ATGACAAACCGCACTGCCCTCATCGAACAAATCGTGGAAATGGCGCGCCGTCTGCACGCACGAAATATGCTCGCAGCCGCCGATGGCAATATCAGTTACCGCATCAGTGATGATGAAATCCTGATTACGCCTTCCGGTGTCGCTAAAGCGTTTATGAAACCTCACGAGATGGCCGTAGTGACTCTGGATAATAAGGTGCTCAGCGGGAGCCCCTCCGGAGAACGCCTTATGCATTTAGAAATTTTTAAAAACTGCCCCAAAGCCAAAGCGGTGATTCATGCGCATCCACCCACGGCGATTGCTTGGTCCATTGCCCGCCCAGAGCTCAAAGAGCTTCCGTGCAACAGCCTTTCGGAAGTGATCCTTGCGTGCGGAAGTATTCCGTTTGTTCCCTATGCCCGCCCGGGCACGCTCGACATGGGCACACACTTGAAACCGTTCTTGCCTTCTCATCGTGCGATGATCCTTTCCCGCCACGGCGCTGTCGCGTGGGGCGAAGATCTCGACGAAGCCTATCGCGGTATGGAGCGCATTGAGCACTCTGCTTTGATTTTGGCGAAGGCCGTTCAACTCGGAGGCCTCACGACACTTCCGCCGGATGAAGTGAAGGCTCTTTACGAAATGCGGAAAACCATGGGAGAGCGCTTATTATGA
- the mtnA gene encoding S-methyl-5-thioribose-1-phosphate isomerase, with protein sequence MIRVQSLAIEFNEGQLRILNQTLLPHEEKWVEIESVNHMIEAIKSLKVRGAPLIGVAASFALAQSALKKTSREDLLKKAQALYEARPTAVNLMICMDRMKKVLQENFSIENVVKTAESIFLEDFQLCESIANNGAQFINDGDNILTHCNTGSLATAGVGTALGIIRRAHEQGKKIHVYVDETRPLLQGGRLTTWELKKLKIPFTLITDNMAGHLMSLGKIQKIFVGSDRIAMNGDFANKIGTYSVAVLAGYHQIPFYVAAPYTTVDPECPTGASIPIEQRKAEEVLGVSGSFGGSPSTIEWAPEGSPVYNPAFDVTPAKLTTGWILDNGAFSQKDIQAGALKKRN encoded by the coding sequence ATGATTAGAGTTCAGTCTCTGGCCATTGAATTTAACGAAGGCCAATTGCGCATCTTGAACCAAACTCTTCTTCCCCACGAAGAAAAGTGGGTCGAGATTGAATCCGTCAACCACATGATCGAAGCAATTAAATCGCTCAAAGTCCGTGGCGCTCCGCTGATCGGAGTGGCAGCTTCGTTTGCCCTTGCACAATCAGCGCTCAAAAAAACTTCGCGTGAGGATTTACTAAAAAAAGCCCAAGCGCTTTATGAAGCCCGTCCGACGGCAGTGAATTTGATGATCTGCATGGACCGCATGAAAAAAGTTCTGCAGGAGAACTTCAGTATCGAGAACGTGGTCAAAACCGCGGAATCGATTTTCCTTGAGGACTTTCAGCTCTGTGAAAGCATTGCCAATAACGGCGCACAGTTTATCAATGATGGTGACAACATCCTGACCCACTGTAATACCGGAAGCCTTGCCACCGCCGGCGTGGGAACAGCGTTGGGGATTATTCGCCGCGCCCACGAGCAAGGAAAGAAAATCCATGTCTATGTCGATGAGACAAGACCTCTCTTGCAAGGGGGACGTCTGACGACCTGGGAGCTTAAAAAACTTAAAATTCCATTCACCCTGATCACCGATAATATGGCCGGCCACTTAATGAGCCTTGGGAAGATTCAAAAAATCTTTGTGGGCTCGGACCGTATTGCGATGAACGGTGATTTCGCAAATAAGATCGGAACTTACTCCGTCGCTGTGCTTGCGGGTTATCACCAGATTCCATTCTATGTGGCGGCCCCTTACACGACCGTCGATCCCGAGTGCCCGACCGGCGCCTCCATTCCGATTGAGCAACGCAAGGCCGAAGAGGTCTTAGGAGTCAGCGGCAGTTTTGGTGGCTCACCATCAACGATCGAGTGGGCTCCGGAAGGCAGCCCGGTTTACAATCCGGCGTTTGATGTGACGCCGGCAAAACTGACGACCGGTTGGATTTTAGATAACGGTGCATTCAGCCAGAAAGACATTCAAGCTGGCGCTCTCAAAAAAAGGAACTAA